A stretch of DNA from Takifugu rubripes chromosome 15, fTakRub1.2, whole genome shotgun sequence:
ACTGTGGTGGCCTTTGAAAAGGGGGAGGTTTTGATGGCTGGATGAAAAGCTGCATCCTGATCCAACTTCTGAAGGAAATGCTGACGGTGGATCAGGAGCCGACTTTGTTGCTTTTGCCTCCAATATGGCAACAAACTCAATGGACCCGCAAAGTTAAATATTCGGGAAATTCAACCAGGGAGGCAGAGGAAAGACGGAGAAAAAACATAATGTAACAAGAGGAACCTTTATAGAtccgactttgtatttaccttcATTTAGCCCTATTAAACACaccagctccgcctcctctttaGTCAAAGTTCAGAGGTCGTGTCCTCTTCGCCTCGAAGATGATCGGTATCTACCTCTCAGGAGTGACATCGCGGTTGCGTGACTTTACCGCGACCTGAAAGAAGGTGGCTGAATTGTGAGGGATATCCAGCCAGGCAGCCTGACCCTATTCCTGAATCTTTCagaatttgtatttatttttttctgtcaggGATTTGATGTGCAGTCAGGCTTCTCAGGTGATGCAACCGTTCCGTGCTATTGTTGATGTCGGACAAATGTGTCACCTGCTGTAACTATAAAAAACTCTTCTATCTAAAATATTATTTAATTTCAGAGTtatcatgtttgtgtgtatcagTGACAAACAGTAATTAAAGTGTTTATTGGTCTCCacatccttctcctctcctcgttcCTTAAAAATAAATTGCTAATTAGCATAACGGTGGTTTACATATCTCCCTCACTGATCTCAGATCAGAGAGTttgacaacagaaaaacaaaagcaacaaaaatgcGATGTTTAAAAAAGGACAGCGTGGCCGACTGGTCTAAACGGGATTGTGAAAGCGAATAATTTATGCAAATGCGTAACAGAGGTACAGTCGCGCCCGGAGGTGCCTTCATGTTCAAACACGGAGAAGAACTCGAAAGGAACTCAGGGTCAAAGATTTAAAACTAAATGTGAGTTTTCTACACCTAATTTCTAGCCACAGACGAAACCCCATTGCCGTCATAGAGGTAGCACCCCCTAGTGGCAAAGGGTGTTTAGGCATAAATCGAGCATTTGAGTTGTATGATTATGATTCTTGTGCAGCCAGTCGTGGCTTAACAACTGAATAAGACGAAGGCAGCCCTGCAACTTAACAGCTATATGAGGGTCATTAGCTCCAAGGACATATCAAATAATCGTATAATTAAATCAATCAGACATTTGCGCAACATTAATCTCTCAGGTCCTACTCCAGTAGCTTAACTCTTAAAGTCATGAAAGGTCTGGTCCATTAATAACATATATACGTCTTGATCatgtttctgcccccccccgcaGCTGGAACTTACCTGCGCTGTCAGGTTTGAATCTCTGCTGCGGCTCTCCAACGCTAATgcccgtctttttttttttatcaactgtgacagattaatttaaaaaaagacagacatCTTTACCTCCATTCTTCTTTTTGGCTGCCTTTAAACTACTTCTGCCAGAGGGGCCCCGATAAAGCAGACAAAGGGAGCGCACGTCAGCTGGGATCgtctccgtccgtccgtccgacGCGGGAAAATGACGCCGTCGGTCGGCGTGACTGAAGCGGTGTGACGGGTCTTTTCCTCTCCGGGCTCCTGTCAAAACACCTTTAACGCCGTCCTTCAAACAGGGTTCCTTCCGACGGCAGAAGCCACTGCAGCTGCGGGGAGGCCGTATGAATTTTTCATGACGCCGATGTTTGCCGGGGAGGTCCGGCCAGCGTCGTGGGATGAGGCGGTACTTCTCACACATCCTCCCCGCTTAAAAGAAACTTTAGTTCCAACGTTTCTTTtctaacttttttttgtctcccaagcttttaaacctgcagcagagctcGTGTGTAGGCGATAAACCCGCGCCGGGGCGGCTTCAGGGGCCCGTGGTGGGTAATTAAGTCCATCAAGCGGCTTTGTTTGCTTTGGCCTTTAGAGCCTCTGCAAACAGCGTCAGAGACCAAAAAAAGCGACCACGAAAACAAATGTTGAATTCCATAAGAGAACAAACAGGCTAACTGCTAACATGCTTAAGCCCGGATTTAAACGAACAAAggtttaaaaatatgaaaacctTGATTGACTCATTCAGAAACGTGTGCTACTACTCAAAGTACCACCTACTCCAACTTACTGAAGTATCAGAACGAGTACTCGGTGCTATTTCAAGGATCTAAACACTTACGCTCatcattagcgttagcatctgCACTGGGACTGGACAACCTGGAGTACTGGGACCCCAGGGAAGAACGTGGTCACCGGCCCTCGGTGACCAAAAGAAGCAGCATATTTTAAATAGATGTGTGAAAAAGCTCCCAAAAAAATGAACTGCCAGGAAAAATGGACTTTTGATATTGATATTAAAACTCAAATGATTTATGTGAAATCACGGAACATCAGCCGTTGGGGTTTTGGTTTCACGTGGATTctttaatctaaaaaaaaagtgaaatctgTCATCGGATGCTGATCGGTGCGATTATATCTGGAGTTTTGGCTGAATCAAAGTGACTGTGATCATCAGTCGCCGTGGGATCACATCCTGTGACATCACATCCTCTCCACCGGGTTGAGGCCCAGGATGTGGAAGCACTGAGCCATGATGGCGGCAGTGGCATCACAGAGCAGCATCCTCCACATGTTGACCTTCACCACCTCACCTGGAAAAACCAAAATCCGATTAAAGCCGACGAAGATCTCCGATTCTACTAATTATCGATCCTAATCTCTTAAAGCGAAGAGATCGGTTGACCCGTTACCTGTCTGCCGGTCCTTCTCCACGCAGTAGCAGCTGTCGTAGAACTCGGTGAAGGTGGTGGCCAGCTCATACACGTAGTCGCACAGCGAGTGGAGCAAGAGGTCATCCTGGATCTTCTGCAGGACCTCCGGGAAGCGGAGGATGCACTTCCCCAGTTTCCACTCCTTCTCGTGGTCCAGCAGGATCTCGGTGGACTCCGCCTCTTTCCTCAGAGTCGCCTCGTTGATGTTCGCCAGTCGTGCGATGGACCTGTGTGAGGTCAGAGAGGCCGCTGGTGAGTTTCAACGCCTaaactttaaattgagtttCAAAAAAGCCGAGTTTCTGTCTGAAAAGTGAAACCCCGCCCACTCCCCCGGTCCCGTTATTCCTGCTAACGCTCCCAGTTCAGCAGCCATTTCTGCGGGCTGCTCTGCTTTTTGCCGATATTTGAGATATCCAGTTAACTATCCGCTAGCCAAACGCAGGCGCAGCCGCTCCTCTCCAGCCAGACTCAGGATCAATCTGACACTGTGAGTCTAAACACCTCCAGGGAGGAAGGAGGCGAAGATCAACTCAGCACCTCGCTGCCAGAATACGGTCCCTTGGCAcgggggaggaggaagtgagtcTCCTTCACAGTCGGAGGTCTAATTCTGCTGCAGATAGAAAAACTGACCCGAGTGTAAAGGTGGATGGAACATCTCCTCTACCCTCAGTGTCCTGAAGAGGGCAACAgagtgacccctgacctgatGCGGGTGAAGGCGTAGAGCAGGTACGCCGCCGTGTTGCCCCGATCGTCCAGCATCTTGTCGAAAGAGAAGACGTAGTCGTTGATGCGGTTGTGAGAAAGGTCGGCGTACTTGATGCAGCCGAAGGCGACGGCCCGCTGAGCCTTGACCAGCTCGTCCGGGCTCAGAACCTGAAGGCAGAACAATTAAAGACGGGTTGAGGCGACCACCTGACAGCAGCTAGGCTAATGATACGCAACCTGGGGATGGCAGACCGCACCGATACTGAATAAAAAGCACCACACAGAATAAAACGCAGGATTTAACAAAAATGCTAAACGCGTGCGAATCAACAggaacattagcattagcattagctcggCAGATGTGGGTTTAAGCGGCCCGGGGGTTGGGCTCCTTTTAATGAGCTGCTGTGAGCAGATGGTAGACGCGGGCGGCGTCCCAAACTGGGAGCAGAGAGCCGGGCCAGGAATGCCTGCGGGGGAACCGCGCTGGCAGCGGTTTACCGCCGCACTCAAATCGCCGCAGTTCGACTGGAAATTACCGCCGTGCTAAACGCAACAGATCAAACCTAACCGGGTCAGGTTCCTTCGGGTTTATTTGgcacatttccccccccctccttttaaACACTGCAactacaaaaagaaacaaaacaaaaacgtgAAAAGTTGCAAACAAACCGAAGTTCGCGGGAAGGGGAAAAACTTCAAAAGGACAGTTTCCATCCCTGAAACAACACGCGCGTTTCTCCAACAGCTGGAACCGGCGCCGCCTCAGGAGGTGCCCAGCACCCGGGCGGGAGCAACTTTAGGGATTCTTCTAGCGCAAAAGGCCGATCAAGACGGAGCGACGGACGGAGCGGAGGAAGGATTCTGAGGGGTGATTTAGTAAAGCCCACCGccagaaaacaaacaacatcGGGGGAATTTCAGCTGGAGACAAACAAACATCTGAGGGAAGTGAGAAATCAAATCTTAGCATGTTTGAAACCCTTCCGTTTCGCCCACCATGGAGAATATTTCTACCTCGAAGGAGAGCGATTGGATTTTCGTCCACCTCTGCGCTTATGAAAAGTTTCCCGTCCGCCTGCTGGAGCGGGGGACGGTAATGAGCGCGACGGCCCACAGCGATGAAGACGCGAAAACTTTTCCCtcgcccccctcccttccctccccccccccagctccgtTTCCTCCGGCGGCCTCTCACCttgtccctctccttctccttcagcttgtCCATGGACCTCTtcagcccctcccccagcaggTCCATCAGCCTGACCGTGTCTCCAGAGCGAGTCTTAAACTTCTTCCTGGACAAATTtgggagagagcagaggagtcGGCGCCGGCTCGGAGCCCCAGAACGGAAGTTTGCGGAAGGTATCGATGGCAGATATAATTACTGCTACATTAAACCCTCGTGCAGACGCCTCGAGGCGATTCATTTTGTACAATCAGGCAAATCAGATGAGCATAACAAACAGAACATGAGCCAAACATTTAAtaaccccctctcaccccccctcaGTTCTGTTTACAGCTATAACAGCCTCCCTGTGAGGCTGCGTTAAGCCCTCATTGTCTGGATGAGCGATTATAAAATCAGCTTGATAAATTCCAAACGGAGTTCTGAAGAACGCCGACATCGGGAGGACAATTTACACCCCCACAGGTGAAAGGCGGGGTGGAGTGGGGGCGGCATCTTTAACAATCCCCTGGGAAATAAACACTACAGCATCAAGATAAGGAAGGATATCGTCGACATAGAGACGTTAAACtcaacagcagagaaaatgtcTATCAGGCCTCAAAACTTGGCGTCAATTTTTGAATTCTCAACTCAATAGAGCACCACCCCGACTCCGGGCGCATTCATGGCCTGGGCTTTACCCTGGCGGGGTATTTATGTCACAAACGCTTGGCTTTTAGGACTCACTTGTCTTCGCCCAGCACAACTCCGAAGCCGGCGTGTTCTACTCGGGTCACCTTGGGATCGTACCATCCCAACATCTGCGCCGCCGCGAACACCACCTGGAAGTGTGAGCTCTAAACACAAAAAACGGCGCATCTGTATCTACGCCGTGTTGATTACGGTTCAAAATTTGACAGCGTCTTCTCCCCTTCTGCTCTGTTTGCGCCCACCTGTCCGCTGTCCGTCACGTAGATGATGATGTCGGCCTTTTCCTCGAAGAGCCGCTGGTGGATAGCCGCCAGGTCCGAAGTGTCGTACGTGTAGCCACCGTCTGACTTGACGATGGTGAGGGGGAGGGACTGGCCCGGGGCGAAGATGATTTTGCGGCCCTCGTCCAGCTGAGCGAAGCCTGAGGAGAGccggagacaggaagtgaaaaagaGGGATTACAGGtggacggaggagaggagatgtagAGAATTTGTAGTTTGAAAGTAGAGAAATGGTGTgaaggaaacaaacagaaatagaGAAAGAACACGCtcaagaaggaaaagaggcTATGCGTGGGGTgatgtcgccccctggtggacaagTCGGAACAACAGTGGAATTTTGACAGGGTAGGTCTGCACCTCTGTCCTCGGCCTCCTTCACCACTTGCGTCATCAAGTCCTGGTAGTACGACTCTCCTCTTTCGATGAGCTTGATGTCCAGGCAGTCGTAGATTTTCTGAAACTCTGaatcaaaaatccaaacactCAAAAACACATCTGGATGATTTGGACGCTCTCCGCCAATCGAACATCTCTACCTTGGCGGGAGACGTCACAGATGAGGTTCCAGGCTTTGATGAAATCCGGTTCCTTGCTCTGCAGTTTGACCACACACTGGTACGCCCGCTTTTTGAAGCCATCGTCCTCGTCAAAACGCTTCTTTGACTCCTGGTCAGTAATACAAATGTGGTAAACGGGGCCAGAGGGCCTTAAAACCTGACATCCTTAAACATCTGACGCACTTTATAAAAGCCCTGGAGGTCACTGATGGGCGGGGACACAGTCAGGTAGTCCGGGAACTTGTCCTGCAGATGAGCAATCAGCATCCCAAACTGGGTCCCCCAGTCTCCCACATGGTTCAACCTGAGGACGACAGACGGCTCTCCATCACGTTTCTACGCGGCTTCATTTTATAAGTGCGATCAGGAGGCTCTGACGCAGATAAGAAACCACGCTGG
This window harbors:
- the rars1 gene encoding arginine--tRNA ligase, cytoplasmic, which translates into the protein MGDLITEYTERLQQQELQIQALSGEIESLKNSQNPGSSARLEELMEENSRLKYRFNILNRALQEERTRCGHSMLNISQRLQEIFGLAIRTSYPELENPPLALAPNQQPKFGDYQCNSAMAMAQMLKAKGMKANPREIAERIIRNLPDNELIQKTEIAGPGFINIHLKRAFVSKLLSKLLIKGVTPPPLTSRKRVVVDFSSPNIAKEMHVGHLRSTIIGDSMSRLFEFLGHDVLRLNHVGDWGTQFGMLIAHLQDKFPDYLTVSPPISDLQGFYKESKKRFDEDDGFKKRAYQCVVKLQSKEPDFIKAWNLICDVSRQEFQKIYDCLDIKLIERGESYYQDLMTQVVKEAEDRGFAQLDEGRKIIFAPGQSLPLTIVKSDGGYTYDTSDLAAIHQRLFEEKADIIIYVTDSGQSSHFQVVFAAAQMLGWYDPKVTRVEHAGFGVVLGEDKKKFKTRSGDTVRLMDLLGEGLKRSMDKLKEKERDKVLSPDELVKAQRAVAFGCIKYADLSHNRINDYVFSFDKMLDDRGNTAAYLLYAFTRIRSIARLANINEATLRKEAESTEILLDHEKEWKLGKCILRFPEVLQKIQDDLLLHSLCDYVYELATTFTEFYDSCYCVEKDRQTGEVVKVNMWRMLLCDATAAIMAQCFHILGLNPVERM